The genomic window GGATGAGCGGATTGATTAAATCCGATCGGATTTATCGTGAAGAGATTAAGAACCTCTCCTTCAAAAGTTTGAAGGAAAAGATTAATTACTACTATATATATAGTCTCTACATCGTTTATTGGTATATCGGCTACTTACTGCTTGGAGGAATTGCCTACTCGTTTGCGTCCCTCACGTTCTTTGGTTTTTCCAATCCAATAGCCGCGGATTTTCTTACTTTGGGATTGATTCATTTTGGATTAATCTATCTCGCCTTTTTCTTCCTGACACTTGCCATCTTACTCGCGGAAGGAAAACGCAATCCCCTTCCATGGTATCGTAAACTAGTCTTACTTTTTGTTCATCCTTTGTTTTATATGGGATATATTAAAATTGTCAGTAAGGCCCTCTTCAGCCATAAAGCTGAAACGTGGGAAAGCATTGATCGCGTTAATTTTCAAACGGAAAATAGAGGCGAATAACTATGCATCTTTCTGAAACAACTCGAGAGGTTCTCGAAAAAATCAAAATAGCGGAAAAAGAAGGCCGCTTTAATGACCACTTAGATCCTATTAACTATGATAATGCCATTCCGATGACTGATGATTACGATTATAAGTACTCACTCCGTGACCGAATTAAATACGCTTTAATTCGGTTCTTTATCATTAATCCTTACTCGTGGTTTAGCAATCACCGTTATCTGATGACTTCCGTCCGCGGAAGAGAAAATTTAAAAGGCATTAAGCGAGCGATTATTACTTGCAATCACGTTAATAAGATTGATGCCCTAGCCGTAAGAAAGGCTCTTCGGGGGCACCGTCTCTACGTCACTGTCGGCGATTTTAATAACCAAAAAGGGAAACTGGGCGATTATATGCGCGCCACCCGCACGATGCCTTTATCAAATCGCCTCTCGGTCATGAGAAACTTTGACATTAAACTTTCCAGTTTGCTAAAAAATAAAAATTACGTTCTGTTTTTCCCAGAGGGATCAGAATGGTGGGAATATGAACTGCCACGCCCTTTTCAAAGCGGAGCTTTTCACTATGCCGCCAAAAATATGGTACCGATTATTCCTGTTTTCATAACTTTTTTATCTTCTAATCGCGTCGGATATGACGGCATTATGCAAAAGAAATTTGTCGTCAACATTTTGCCACCGATTTTCCCCGATGAAAAGCGGAGTTTAAAAGAAAATAAAGAGTATCTTGAAAAGGCAAATTGGAATGCCTTTGTAAACAAGTATGAAAATTTTTATCAAGAACCGATTCCAAGTACGTTCCCCCCGCTTACTGCTGTAAAAGCCAAATAAATTTACAGGGTGTTTACAAACTAACCTCTATGTCGTTCATTACT from Bacilli bacterium includes these protein-coding regions:
- a CDS encoding lysophospholipid acyltransferase family protein; translated protein: MHLSETTREVLEKIKIAEKEGRFNDHLDPINYDNAIPMTDDYDYKYSLRDRIKYALIRFFIINPYSWFSNHRYLMTSVRGRENLKGIKRAIITCNHVNKIDALAVRKALRGHRLYVTVGDFNNQKGKLGDYMRATRTMPLSNRLSVMRNFDIKLSSLLKNKNYVLFFPEGSEWWEYELPRPFQSGAFHYAAKNMVPIIPVFITFLSSNRVGYDGIMQKKFVVNILPPIFPDEKRSLKENKEYLEKANWNAFVNKYENFYQEPIPSTFPPLTAVKAK